In the Harmonia axyridis chromosome 3, icHarAxyr1.1, whole genome shotgun sequence genome, one interval contains:
- the LOC123674972 gene encoding uncharacterized protein LOC123674972 isoform X6, producing the protein MGFFDDVGLAYGRTASEQMRLWAHLNTKLARLACRRNFLLHCRTTGILPRHIVQNIKCLTNLLSDDAENNRKVSLFNKKISTRILNMEISFTIKKINNFSSTLEYLKTELLVLVPTSILERFYISQNRSYKKVFSNNKKLLEKKFLALKKRKIQSIQIRDEWLCNLTTTQIPTEVKVILSLGPKFGVAPLPVKDIPIKNIVADVENIINLAPITRQNILRAKCTNAITNFVHNSKMTHNFEHYLLTNARRFVKTHDDLVITPADKGNITVILSTEQYEQKMNQLLQDSSVYKQLRRDPTNEFQCKNNKIVKQLKDKGFIDASMARKLTTYKAIPPRIYGLPKVHKADIPLRPIVSTIGSASVELSQFMTQILTEAFSDFHDYTIADSFQFASKINNFILPQGYKLISLDAVSLFTNISLELVIQIIQQEWSRVSQVTTIDISLFLIIIKFLFESSYFVFKGSFISQIFGCAMGSKISPILANIVMSVLLKYCIPLLPFQVPITYQYVDDLLLAIPEDRTATTLAVFNNYDPHIKFTAEEETENGVPFLDTKAIRYVS; encoded by the exons ATGGGTTTCTTTGATGACGTAGGTTTGGCGTATGGTAGAACTGCGTCTGAACAGATGAGACTATGGGCTCATTTGAACACCAAATTGGCGAGGTTGGCTTGTAGAAGGAACTTCTTGCTCCATTGCAGAACGACCGGTATTTTACCCAGACATATCGTCCAGAACATCAAATGTTTGACCAACCTCTTATCAGATGATGCCGAGAACAACAGAAAGGTTAgtctttttaacaaaaaaatatctacCAGAATTCTTAACATGGAGATTTCCTTCACCattaagaaaatcaataatttttcttccaCTTTGGAATACCTGAAAACTGAATTGTTGGTACTCGTTCCAACTAGCATCCTTGAACGATTTTACATTTCACAGAACCGATCATACAAGAAAGTATTTTCCAACAACAAGAAGCTTCTTGAAAAGAAGTTCCTTGCactaaaaaaacgaaaaatccaGTCCATCCAAATCAGAGATGAATGGCTTTGCAATCTCACTACTACACAGATTCCCACAGAAGTTAAGGTTATCTTGAGTCTGGGACCTAAATTTGGTGTGGCTCCCCTTCCTGTTAAAGACATACCTATCAAGAATATTGTGGCAGATGTAGAGAACATAATCAACTTGGCTCCTATCACCAGGCAGAATATCTTGAGAGCTAAATGCACTAATGCTATTACCAACTTCGTGCACAATTCAAAGATGACACATAACTTTGAGCACTACCTTTTGACCAATGCTAGAAGATTTGTCAAGACACACGATGACTTGGTTATCACTCCTGCTGACAAAGGTAACATCACAGTAATACTTTCCACAGAACAGTATGAACAGAAAATGAACCAGCTTCTACAAGACTCGTCAGTTTACAAACAATTAAGGAGAGACCCTACCAATGAATTTCAatgtaaaaacaacaaaattgtcAAACAACTGAAAGACAAAGGTTTTATTGATGCTTCCATGGCCAGAAAATTAACCACCTATAAAGCGATTCCACCAAGAATATATGGACTTCCTAAAGTACACAAAGCAGACATCCCATTGAGGCCCATCGTCTCCACAATTGGCTCAGCGTCAGTTGAACTCAGTCAATTTATGACACAGATTCTCACAGAAGCATTCTCAGATTTCCATGATTATACCATAGCTGACTCTTTCCAATTTGCTTCCAAAATTAATAACTTTATATTACCCCAAGGGTATAAACTCATTTCCTTAGATGCTGTCAGTTTATTCACTAATATTTCACTAGAGCTAGTTATACAAATTATCCAACAGGAATGGTCCAGAGTAAGTCAGGTCACAACCATAGATATATCACTTTTTCTAATAATCATAAAGTTTTTGTTTGAGTCCAGCTATTTCGTTTTCAAGGGTTCCTTCATTTCACAAATCTTTGGCTGTGCAATGGGGAGTAAAATCAGTCCCATTTTGGCTAATATAGTCATGTCAGTGCTTTTGAAATATTGCATTCCTCTACTGCCCTTCCAGGTGCCGATTACCTATCAATATGTTGATGACCTTCTCCTTGCTATTCCCGAAGACAGGACTGCTACGACTTTGGCAGTTTTCAATAACTACGACCCACACATTAAGTTTACTGCAGAAGAAGAAACTGAaaatggtgtcccattccttGACACCAAAGCTATCAG gtATGTTTCGTAG
- the LOC123674972 gene encoding uncharacterized protein LOC123674972 isoform X5, which produces MGFFDDVGLAYGRTASEQMRLWAHLNTKLARLACRRNFLLHCRTTGILPRHIVQNIKCLTNLLSDDAENNRKVSLFNKKISTRILNMEISFTIKKINNFSSTLEYLKTELLVLVPTSILERFYISQNRSYKKVFSNNKKLLEKKFLALKKRKIQSIQIRDEWLCNLTTTQIPTEVKVILSLGPKFGVAPLPVKDIPIKNIVADVENIINLAPITRQNILRAKCTNAITNFVHNSKMTHNFEHYLLTNARRFVKTHDDLVITPADKGNITVILSTEQYEQKMNQLLQDSSVYKQLRRDPTNEFQCKNNKIVKQLKDKGFIDASMARKLTTYKAIPPRIYGLPKVHKADIPLRPIVSTIGSASVELSQFMTQILTEAFSDFHDYTIADSFQFASKINNFILPQGYKLISLDAVSLFTNISLELVIQIIQQEWSRVSQVTTIDISLFLIIIKFLFESSYFVFKGSFISQIFGCAMGSKISPILANIVMSVLLKYCIPLLPFQVPITYQYVDDLLLAIPEDRTATTLAVFNNYDPHIKFTAEEETENGVPFLDTKAIRCAELRKSAIQTFFITVKKSCLRSLRTMVTLGCF; this is translated from the exons ATGGGTTTCTTTGATGACGTAGGTTTGGCGTATGGTAGAACTGCGTCTGAACAGATGAGACTATGGGCTCATTTGAACACCAAATTGGCGAGGTTGGCTTGTAGAAGGAACTTCTTGCTCCATTGCAGAACGACCGGTATTTTACCCAGACATATCGTCCAGAACATCAAATGTTTGACCAACCTCTTATCAGATGATGCCGAGAACAACAGAAAGGTTAgtctttttaacaaaaaaatatctacCAGAATTCTTAACATGGAGATTTCCTTCACCattaagaaaatcaataatttttcttccaCTTTGGAATACCTGAAAACTGAATTGTTGGTACTCGTTCCAACTAGCATCCTTGAACGATTTTACATTTCACAGAACCGATCATACAAGAAAGTATTTTCCAACAACAAGAAGCTTCTTGAAAAGAAGTTCCTTGCactaaaaaaacgaaaaatccaGTCCATCCAAATCAGAGATGAATGGCTTTGCAATCTCACTACTACACAGATTCCCACAGAAGTTAAGGTTATCTTGAGTCTGGGACCTAAATTTGGTGTGGCTCCCCTTCCTGTTAAAGACATACCTATCAAGAATATTGTGGCAGATGTAGAGAACATAATCAACTTGGCTCCTATCACCAGGCAGAATATCTTGAGAGCTAAATGCACTAATGCTATTACCAACTTCGTGCACAATTCAAAGATGACACATAACTTTGAGCACTACCTTTTGACCAATGCTAGAAGATTTGTCAAGACACACGATGACTTGGTTATCACTCCTGCTGACAAAGGTAACATCACAGTAATACTTTCCACAGAACAGTATGAACAGAAAATGAACCAGCTTCTACAAGACTCGTCAGTTTACAAACAATTAAGGAGAGACCCTACCAATGAATTTCAatgtaaaaacaacaaaattgtcAAACAACTGAAAGACAAAGGTTTTATTGATGCTTCCATGGCCAGAAAATTAACCACCTATAAAGCGATTCCACCAAGAATATATGGACTTCCTAAAGTACACAAAGCAGACATCCCATTGAGGCCCATCGTCTCCACAATTGGCTCAGCGTCAGTTGAACTCAGTCAATTTATGACACAGATTCTCACAGAAGCATTCTCAGATTTCCATGATTATACCATAGCTGACTCTTTCCAATTTGCTTCCAAAATTAATAACTTTATATTACCCCAAGGGTATAAACTCATTTCCTTAGATGCTGTCAGTTTATTCACTAATATTTCACTAGAGCTAGTTATACAAATTATCCAACAGGAATGGTCCAGAGTAAGTCAGGTCACAACCATAGATATATCACTTTTTCTAATAATCATAAAGTTTTTGTTTGAGTCCAGCTATTTCGTTTTCAAGGGTTCCTTCATTTCACAAATCTTTGGCTGTGCAATGGGGAGTAAAATCAGTCCCATTTTGGCTAATATAGTCATGTCAGTGCTTTTGAAATATTGCATTCCTCTACTGCCCTTCCAGGTGCCGATTACCTATCAATATGTTGATGACCTTCTCCTTGCTATTCCCGAAGACAGGACTGCTACGACTTTGGCAGTTTTCAATAACTACGACCCACACATTAAGTTTACTGCAGAAGAAGAAACTGAaaatggtgtcccattccttGACACCAAAGCTATCAGGTGTGCAG AATTAAGAAAATCTGCCATCCAGACTTTCTTCATAACAGTGAAGAAAAGTTGCTTAAGATCTTTGAGAACAATGGTTACCCTAGGATGTTTTTGA